GTGCTACACACCCTTCATTATCGCCTTCAGATTCCTCAAGACGACTCAACATCAATGGAAGACCTGCTGACAACGCTTGATCATTACTTCAAGGCTCAGACCAATGAAGCCTTACGGCGACGAGAACTGTTCAGCTGCCGTCAGAGTGTTGGAGAGCAGTTTAATGAGTTCTTTGTGAGAGTCAAGAATCTAGTAGAGGCTGTGGATGTGTGTAAAGGGGGCAACACGGACTGCGAAGAAATGCAGATGAAACAAGTGATACTCATGGGAGTGATTGACCAGGAGTTAGTGCAGGAACTCATTGGCATCATCCCTACACACTCACTTGATAAAGTTGTGCAACACTGCTACGCATTTGAGGCCGCCAGACGCACAGCCAACGCCATCACTTCTCCTGCACAAGCCCTCTGTGCTGTGTCAAGGtacaagaaggacaagaaggcaAGGCAGCACGCCTCTGCACCGACTCAACCTTCCTCAGACGCATGTGACAGCTGCGGACGCCCACATGCTAAAGGAGAATGCTCAGCAGCTCAAACTATCTGTAGCAACTGTGGTAAAAGGGCCATCGAGTACGGATGCCACGGTGCCCTGCCATCAACGCTACATGCAAATGCTGTGGAAAACAAGGTCATTTTGACAGGTGTTGTCGCTCATCCAAACCTGCAGCATCCTCCTCGGCCCTCGCCAAGTGTAACAAGTCACCAGGAATGCATCTGAAGGAACAAGAACACCAGTGTTCGCCATATTATGGACAACACACACCCCATCTGAGACTTCTCCGTTTGTAGTCGTCGAGATTAGTCATGTCAAGGGACAGGTGTACTTACCTTGTTGCCGGACACGGCGCTGACACAACCATCATTGGAGCAGACCACCTTAACGACATTGGCCTGACACTTGCtgacctccactcatctccacagaGGCCAACGTACAGCGCTGATGGATCACCCATGCAGCCTGTCATCGGTTCTGTACAGGTGAAGATGACGGTCAAAGGACACAGCATTGAGGAGTGGATTGATGTGTATCCAGACATACCTGTCCCTTTGCTGTCTTACAGGGCATGCAGGGACCTAGCCCTCATCCCTGAGCGGTTCCTGCCCCTATTGCACAGGTGACACACGCCGCTGTGAGAAATGGAGACACCGAGACTGTTGACGAAACCAACAGAGTACTGGAGATCACAGCAGGCGATGACGTCTCCGTTCCCCATGCTTTCCTGCCACACCTGCCTTTCAACAGTAACACTACTGAACAGGCCAGGTCATACTTCTTGGAAGAGTATGCTGACGTGCTCGTCAAGAAAGAGGATCTGCAGACGATGCCGCTCCGGCCCATGGTGGGGCCCCGATGCGCATCCACTTGCGGGATGATGCTCAGCCGTTCGCTATACATACCCCACGGCAGATCCTCTGGCAtaccaagatgacgtcaagcaGGAACTACACAGCATGGAGGCTCAAGGAATCATTGCTCCAGCTGGTGATGCTCCCTCACAGTGGTGCCACCCACTTGTCACAGTGCCCAAATCCAAGGGAGGAGTACGCATTACCACAGACCTCTCAAAACTGAACAGTCAAGTCTCACGGCCCGCCCACCCATCTCCCATGCCTTTCAGTGCCATCAGGAGTGTCAAGCCAGGTACCAAGTACTTCACTACCGTTGATGCTCTTCACGGGTACTGGCAGCTAGAGCTTGCTAAGGAAGACCAACACTTGATGACCTTCATAACGCCCTACTGTCGCTACAAGTACCTATGGAGCTCTATGGGATTCGCTGCGACTGGCGATGATTTCTGCCACAGAGGAGATGCAGCTCTTCAGGGGATCACAAACTGCGTCAAGGTCGTGGACGACGTTCTCCTATACGACGAGGAACTCCTGCCACACCTGTCTCACGTCAACGAGGTTCTCGCACGATGTCGGGCCAGTGGAATCACCCTGAACGCGAAGAAATTTGCCCTTGCAAGACCTGCAGTTACGTTCTGTAGATTTGTGCTGTCTACAGACGGGATAGCTGCAGACCCTGAAAAAGTAAGGGCCATCGCAGAGTTCCCCACACCAGCCAACATCAATGACTTGAGATCTTTCATAGGATTGGCCAACCAGTTGACAGAGTTCTCCTCTGAAACTTCGACAACAGCACAGCCACTACGCCTACTCATGAGTCCCAGGCGAGCCTTTACATAGACCGTGGACCACGACACTGCATTCCAACAGGTGAAGAAGGCACTGGCCAGTCCTCCAGTATTGGCCATGTTTGACCCGCAGTTACCCACCATCCTTCAAACGGACGCGTCCTGACTCTATGGCATTGGCTACACCCTGCTACAAGATTATGGAGAAGGCCACCTCCGGCTGGTACAGTGCAGCTCCCGTTTCCTGACAGACACGGAAACACGTTACGCCACAATTGAACTGGAAATGTCAGCCACAGTTTGGGCGATGTTTAAGTGTGGATATTATCTCAAAGGACTACAGACATTTGAACATGTTACAGACCACCGCCCACTCATCTCCATACTTAACAGCTATACATTGGATGCAGTTGAAAATCCAAGGCTACAACGGCTGAAAGAAAAACTGTCACCATTCATCTTCACTGCTCGTTGGCGTGCCGGCAAGCAACTCTGTATTCCCGATGCCTTGTCCCGCCACCCTGTCAGCAGCCCTACAGATGAAGCCAACATGTTAGTTGACGTCTCAGCTCATGAGGCTGTCGCTGTGCGAGCGATACATTCCCTCGCCTCACCTGATGACTCACAGCCAGCCACAACAGATGTCCAACTCGAGGAACTCCAGCGAGCGGCATGCACCGATGAGACCTACATCAGACTCCTGCACTGTGTACGCAACGGGTTTCCCAGTCATCGTTATGACCTACACACCACTCTACTCGACTACTGGAAGATACGCGATGAGCTGTACTGTGATGGCGATCTGGTCCTTTACGGTCCACGCATCGTAGTACCAGTAGCGTCCCGCAAGTTAGTGTTGCGACGCCTGCATGATAGCCATTGCAGAGCTGAGGACACCAAGCGCCGAGCTCAGCAAACAATGTTTTGGCCCGGGATCAACGAGGACATCACCAATGTTGTTCGTGCCTGTGACGCCTGCCAGACGCTCCTTCCCAGTCAACAGTGTACAGGAATGATGACAAGCTGACACGACCTTATGAGTCCATCTTGGCTGACTATTTTCAAGTGGCAAGGAAATCTTTCCTTGTCATAGTTGACTGCCTGTCTGGCTGGCCTGCTGTCTACCCGTGTAGCAGaaacactactactgccaccatgaTAGACCACTTCAGCAATTTCTTCAGTGACCACGGTGCTCCAGTCCGTCTACGCATCGACGAAGATCCACAGTTTGCTGCTAAGGCGTTCCCGGACTTCCTACTATGCTAGAAGGTCCAACACGTCATTACTTCACCTCATCATCCCCAATCAAACGGTCACGCAGAAGCCGCTGTCAAGTGTTTGAAGCACCTTATCCTCAAGGTGGCACCGTCAGGCAACATCAGGACTGAAGACTTCGACCAAATACTGTTGGAGATAAGCAATACCCCTAACCTCTCTGGACGTTCTCCGGCACAGATTCTGTTTGACCACTCTCTCCGCACTTGTGTCCCTGCCCACCTGAACTCCTTTCGGCCAGAATGGCAGCCAAACGCCGAAGAGTGTGATCAACGTGCCACCCAGCGAGACCTTGCTGTCCAGTTTCGGTACAATACTTGGGCCCGTCAGCTTCCAGTCCTGCCCCTTCAGCAACGCGTATGCATCCAGGACCCGGTGTCGAAGAGATGGTACCAGACAGAGACAGTGGAGGCACAACCAAGGCCGCGCCAGTATGACATCTACCTCCCCAGTAGCTGCACCATCTGACGCAACAGGATTCACCTACGCCCGGTGCCACCCGGAGACGGAGACCCAGCACCTGCTGCTGACAATGCAGCATCCCAGGCTCCTCTAGGCACTCTACATTCGGAGCGACTACGTCAACGCCAGAACACGCCAGCATGAAGCTCAAGACCTTGCTATGAGCTCCAAGGGGGGAGAGAGGTGTGGGTTATTCATTAGCTAGTGTCTGTACGACAACGTGCAGCCTGGCATCACCCTACACCAGGCAGCACAGTAAGGCTTCCCGCGCTTCGCTAGGGGAGAGACACGCTGTTTATCCACCTCCTGTATTTTGTGGAAATATACCGGACTTCCGTTACTCTTGTGTTTTCCTGGCGCCTCTATCACTCCCAAGAACCTTCTACAGGACTAGACGACTACAGAACACACACTAGGCGTTTTACGCCGCGGCGTAACCGCGGCGGTTgacctcccctttttttttttttttcttatttatttatttatttatttatttattttattttatttttttggatgGCATATCATACAGTGTCAGGATGAATGTGGAGGAAGTAGTGTGTTTGGTTGTTCCATCGCCGCTTGAAACGGCCCAAGCAGAGGCAAAGGCAACATTGGGTTCATCCAATTCTACATGACAGACTTACCACTGCATGTTTATCACCCTGAATCCTTCCCTGAGACAGCATGACAAAAAGTCTTTCAATCATTTTTGAATGTCGGTGAAATCATTTGACAACTTGCTAGAACTAAACAAGAGGATGTATCTTCAAACAACACTAGGATGAGAGATTCCATCTAGCCACAACACAAACTTGTCATAACATTAAGATGAgtcctttatttaaatttttattaaaaaaaatattcatatataaaaccaaaaagaaaaaaaggtgacatATAAAGATCCAGTTGCCAGGAATTTGGatacaaataaaatattcaTTTCTTGAAGTGAAAAtacagagcaagaaaaaaaaaaaaaaaaagggtcacTCACTTTATATATGCTCTTTCCGTAGCACACATACATAGTATGTAGGATTTCTGTCAGTGTCAAAAATGTCAATGGGCGTTTTCCAATTTCTCTGATTAATAAATAAGTGTCAAACTGATCCCTCTCCATTCCTCAGCAGACAGCGGTACTGCAATCATTGAATAGTATTACGTGACTTATCACGGGCAGAACCCAAGATTGTTGTAGTAACACACATCCTATTCTTTCATTGGCAGGTATACAGCCAATAATGTCGGTCAGTGCTCTCAAACAGCGCGGTGCATCAGCCTGTGTGAACGATgtaatatgtttgtgtgtatctcGACACGCTGGCAAACCGCGGCGGTTTCCACGGTTTGGAAACCGCCGCGTTTCCAAACCGCTGTGTGTGAATTATTCCATAGGCAATCATTGAAAATGCTACCGCGCGTTTCCAATTCCGCGGTGCAAACCGCCCTGTGTGAACAAGGCCTAGTTTGGGCTtaatgcacaattgcgatcaaatgaaATCCTGataagtcttcaatcctcacctccaacaatacCCTGCATtcagggaaacagttcttggagagtggcaacTATTTCGTCGAACCACAATTtgcgcaagtttttttttttttttttactgtataattcttTTCTGGGGttccagatgtgttctttttccttcaccaactcttacatcttctctacatctggagaccacattttcaaagcttactccgtgacgtcacaacgtaaataaagtcgcgaatcgactgaacaagacttttgcaacgtgtgaacccgcctttagagTTCCATTTAATAATACTCATAAGTTTACAGTGCCCACTGAACACGTCCTATAAGACTTTACTGGGAGTAATAATCGTTTCAGCAGACGTCTACTGCCATCTCTAACTTCAGTGAGTTATTCAGTTTCTCTGTTACCTCTCTATGATACACACGTGCATTCCTTTAACCCTTAAACTACGGCGATCGCTTATATAATCAAGCCTCTCGAGTACTGTGACGCGGCGATCGCTTATATAATCATGAATTTTCGCGGGGAATGTTTTGAATTTTCGTGGCGCATTTCCCTTCAGACCTGCTTATGACTCCTCCCCACTTAATGTTGCTATCATGAGGGCTCCAGATACTATAACAAGGGCCTCACTTGAGTTTTTACGGAAAAGTAAGAGACACCTGGCAACTCCTCTTGACTCGTCGGGTAGAATCCAACCTTGAGTATCATAGAAAACGCAGAAAACTTTATAAGGGAGACCAAATTATGCTATAGTTTATTACTTCTATCTCAATCaagagattattgttattatatcagcTTCTTACGGCATAGGGGCAACAATCCTAGTAGCATTTTGAGCTGTGGTATTGTACAGAGGACTTGTGTCATGcaagacacacagaaacacacacacacacacacacacacacacacggcccggtagctcagtggttagacgatggcttcacaagccagatagatgaccggggttcgattccccggccgggtggagatatttgggtgtgtctcctttcacgtgtagcccctgttcacctagcagtgagtaggtacgggatgtaaatcgaggagttgtgaccttgttgtcctggtgtgtggtgtgtgcctggtctcaggcctatccgaagatcggaaataatgagctctgagctcgttccgtagggtaacgtctggctgtctcgtcagagactgtagcagatcaaacagtgaaacacacacacacacacacacacacacacacacacacatacacacacacacacacaaagctcaatcaaacaaatacgtacaaaacatctgtacagaggattcatgacacacacacacacacacacacacacacacacacacacagctcaatcaaacataccccaatacgtacaaaacatctgtacagaggattcatcacacacacacacacacacacacacacacacacacacacacagctcaatcaaacatacccaatacgtacaaaacatctgtacagaggatttatgacacacacacacacacacacacacacacacacacacacacacagataaagttCTATCATACATAAATAtgtacaaaacatctgtacagaagACTCGTATCATGTAGGAtacgcagaaacacacacacacacacacacacacacacacacacacacacacacacacacacacacacacatatatatatatatatatatatatatatatatatatatatatatatatatatatatatatatatatagagagagagagagagagagagagagagagagagagagagagagagagagagagagatagcgtaGAAAATGGCCCAGCTTGGTACCACTCAGCTCAGAACCCGGACCATACAGTGCACCCGACGTGTCACTAGTTCCCGCGCTTTTCAAAGCCCACGAAGTTTTGTAGGCCTATttcttgctctatttatttatttacagattCAAAACTTCGGTATTACTGTATTTTGGATGTTTGCCATTCATGGCATACAATTCAAAATATATTTTATTCTGACATGggaatgtttatattttaggCGCATCAAATCATTCAGCAGTTAGgaattcccgacgtcggaaagtgctgaaaagctgccagattcgccagataacttaatttaacacattcaactcggtatgctggaaaaaaaagtttacgtcatatatgtactatcaaactaagtaataaattattacgaacatctctaatcagcttcaccaagcacagagaacgtaatatggcaaaacgagtCAAAAATGtttggttcatggtctcagttttgggacaattcatcaccttgagtgaattacattattttcagtaagcaaccacatttcattggttcaagttaattaattagcaatcaaatccagaaaatgtgacgaatatcaaataaacacgatgttttggtgcaaaatccttgtatgacttcagtgaaagattgtctgttccgtatgtaaacaacatcaagcaggtttctacctgctccccaccggttatgggcaaacagttcagggtctggatgcgatgctgacggtcctttgcaccaatctatgaagtgctttgagtagatagcatggtccttggtagctctccacgtcgggcctcgtttacatcgtgtctcccataatcttcgagccgcgtctttcttcctgggaaacacagtccatcctttcacgccttggtttttcttttttgatatagaattgcagtcaactacagcacatgtataaaccggcattctattccagctctaagaacactccacactagggtgaccaaatttctgagacaaattccggggacattttcagttcaggaggtaaaacatgtagtgtttttgcactggaaaaactaaaacggggacactattcgtaccatttctaaaccagcaatcaaaagtttctctcgccttatttacccaagttgcaaagaaaaaaaaaatctgtacctgatgaaatatctgagatcatgaacacccattagctattaaaatgtgtccgctatacacttcaccgtcttcacggaaactatataaaaaaaataaggcctccttattcttgacattctaaaagagtaattataaaaggacataattatcaatcaaaagtagtagtttttttttttttttttttacgcatcaagtgatctttcagttacagaaaaccggggacaggtcactgaaatcggggac
The sequence above is drawn from the Portunus trituberculatus isolate SZX2019 chromosome 41, ASM1759143v1, whole genome shotgun sequence genome and encodes:
- the LOC123517147 gene encoding uncharacterized protein LOC123517147, translating into MFKCGYYLKGLQTFEHVTDHRPLISILNSYTLDAVENPRLQRLKEKLSPFIFTARWRAGKQLCIPDALSRHPVSSPTDEANMLVDVSAHEAVAVRAIHSLASPDDSQPATTDVQLEELQRAACTDETYIRLLHCVRNGFPSHRYDLHTTLLDYWKIRDELYCDGDLVLYGPRIVVPVASRKLVLRRLHDSHCRAEDTKRRAQQTMFWPGINEDITNVVRACDACQTLLPSQQCTGMMTS